In the genome of Eschrichtius robustus isolate mEscRob2 chromosome 12, mEscRob2.pri, whole genome shotgun sequence, one region contains:
- the CFB gene encoding complement factor B has product MGSNCSPQLCLVPLILGLLCGGVSMTPLPEAGPQSPCSLEGVEIKGGSFRLLKAGQSLEYLCPSGFYPYPVQIRTCRSTGSWSTLQTQDKKIVKRAECKAIRCPRPQDFENGEYWPRAPYYNLSDEISFRCYDGYNLRGSANRTCQGTGRWDGETAICDDGAGYCLNPGIPIGTRKVGSQYRLEDSVTYYCSRGLTLRGSQRRTCQEGGSWSGTEPSCQDSFMYDTPAEVAEAFLSSLTETIEGVDAEDGHSPGEQQKRKIILDPSGSMNIYLVLDGSDSIGSRNFTGAKNCLSNFIEKVASYGVRPKYGLVTYATDPKVLIRVSNQKSSDADWVTEQLNQINYEDHKLKAGTNTKKALLEVYNMMSREVHNLPEAWNRTRHVIILMTDGLHNMGGDPVSVIHDIRDLLDIGRNRKNPREDYLDIYVFGVGPLVDQDNINALASKKDKEQHVFKLKDIDNLEDVFIQMLDETRTLGLCGMVWEHKKGTDYHKQPWQAKISVTRPFKGHESCMGAVVSEYFVLTAAHCFTVDDERHSIKVSMGGKKQEWEIEEVLFHPNYDLNAKKAKGIPEFYDYDVALIKLKKKLKYDETIRPICLPCTEGSNQALRLPQSTTCRQQMQELLPAKDIKALFVSELSKDHRKTLTRKEVYIKNGEKKTGCERDALHATGYDKVKDVSEVVTPRFLCTGGVAPYADPNTCKGDSGGPLIIHKKSRFIQVGVISWGVVDVCKRQQQVPAYARDFHINLYQVLPWLKEKLQDEDLGFL; this is encoded by the exons ATGGGGAGCAATTGCAGCCCCCAACTCTGCCTGGTTCCCTTGATCCTGGGTCTCTTGTGTGGAG GTGTGAGCATGACGCCACTGCCTGAGGCCGGGCCCCAAAGCCCCTGCTCTCTGGAGGGAGTAGAGATCAAAGGTGGCTCCTTCCGGCTTCTCAAGGCGGGCCAGTCACTGGAGTACTTGTGTCCTTCTGGCTTCTACCCATACCCTGTGCAGATTCGTACCTGCAGATCCACGGGATCCTGGAGCACCCTGCAGACCCAAGACAAAAAGATTGTCAAGAGGGCCGAATGCAAAG CAATTCGCTGTCCCAGACCACAGGACTTTGAGAACGGGGAGTACTGGCCCCGGGCCCCCTACTACAATTTGAGTGACGAGATCTCTTTCCGCTGTTATGATGGTTACAATCTCCGGGGCTCTGCCAATCGCACCTGCCAAGGGACTGGTCGGTGGGATGGGGAAACGGCCATCTGCGATGACGGAG CGGGGTACTGCCTGAACCCGGGCATCCCCATTGGCACAAGGAAGGTGGGCAGCCAGTACCGCCTTGAAGACAGTGTCACCTACTACTGCAGCCGGGGGCTCACTCTACGTGGCTCCCAGCGGCGAACATGTCAGGAAGGTGGCTCTTGGAGTGGAACGGAGCCTTCTTGCCAAG ACTCCTTTATGTACGATACCCCTGCAGAGGTGGCCGAAGCCTTCCTGTCTTCTCTGACAGAGACCATAGAAGGAGTTGATGCTGAGGATGGGCACAGCCCAG GGGAACAACAGAagaggaagattatcctggaccCCTCGGGCTCCATGAACATCTACCTGGTGCTGGATGGATCAGACAGCATTGGGTCCCGCAACTTCACAGGGGCCAAGAATTGTCTCAGCAACTTCATTGAGAAG GTGGCAAGTTATGGGGTGAGGCCAAAATATGGTCTAGTGACATATGCCACAGACCCCAAAGTTTTGATCAGAGTGTCTAACCAAAAGAGCAGCGATGCAGACTGGGTCACAGAGCAGCTCAACCAAATCAACTACGAAG ACCACAAGTTGAAGGCAGGGACTAACACCAAGAAGGCTCTCCTGGAAGTATACAACATGATGAGCAGGGAAGTGCACAACCTCCCTGAAGCCTGGAACCGCACCCGCCACGTCATCATCCTCATGACTGATG GCTTGCACAACATGGGTGGGGATCCAGTCTCTGTCATTCACGATATCCGGGACTTGCTGGACATTGGTAGAAATCGCAAAAACCCCAGGGAGGATTATCTGG acATCTATGTGTTCGGGGTTGGGCCTCTGGTGGACCAAGACAACATCAATGCTTTGGCTTCCAAGAAGGATAAAGAGCAACACGTGTTCAAACTCAAGGACATAGATAACCTGGAGGATGTTTTCATACAAATGCTTG ATGAAACCCGGACTCTGGGTCTTTGTGGCATGGTTTGGGAGCACAAGAAAGGTACTGACTATCACAAGCAACCATGGCAGGCCAAGATCTCAGTCACT CGTCCTTTTAAGGGACATGAGAGCTGTATGGGTGCTGTGGTGTCTGAGTACTTTGTGCTGACAGCGGCACACTGTTTCACTGTGGATGACGAGAGACACTCAATCAAGGTCAGCATGG GAGGGAAGAAGCAGGAGTGGGAGATAGAAGAAGTCCTATTTCACCCAAACTACGACCTCAATGCGAAAAAAGCAAAAGGTATTCCTGAATTTTATGACTATGATGTGGCCCTGATCAAGCTCAAGAAGAAGCTCAAGTATGATGAGACCATCAG GCCCATTTGTCTCCCCTGCACTGAGGGATCGAATCAAGCTTTGAGGCTTCCACAGTCAACCACGTGCCGGCAACAGA TGCAAGAGCTGCTCCCGGCAAAGGATATCAAAGCTCTGTTTGTGTCCGAGTTGTCTAAGGATCATAGGAAGACACTGACTCGGAAGGAGGTCTACATCAAGAATGGGGAAAAG AAAACTGGCTGTGAGAGGGATGCTCTACATGCCACAGGCTATGACAAAGTCAAGGACGTCTCTGAGGTAGTCACCCCCAGGTTCCTTTGCACCGGAGGGGTGGCTCCCTATGCTGACCCCAACACTTGCAAAG GTGATTCTGGTGGTCCCCTGATTATTCACAAGAAGAGTCGCTTCATTCAA GTTGGTGTGATCAGCTGGGGCGTTGTGGATGTCTGCAAGCGGCAGCAACAGGTACCTGCTTACGCCCGAGACTTTCACATCAACCTCTACCAAGTGCTGCCCTGGCTCAAGGAAAAACTCCAAGATGAGGATCTGGGTTTTCTATAA